From Chloroflexota bacterium, one genomic window encodes:
- a CDS encoding transposase — translation MQQAEVIGKEEDKVFGQDNNGYNLPQELQRREERLEKIRQLREELEREKRQEQGLEEREMPRIEEKEQRSFADGDARMRLMKRGEFDYAYNGQVGIDEGHGVIVAADLSNQALDLGHLPGMVQEVQELRQELGKAEREITAMTADRGYFSVENIQQEGQGIELLIASEREDKDEALGGNRVYSLEKFEYIKGSDSWRCPGGRLLVRESKRVTKGRPLLRRYVCSDCNDCPLKAYCLKTGEERRTLLVKRKQLIRAEMRARLKNPEKRAIYRKRKWVAEQVIGQIKDRLGFRGVTMRGKQFASAQWLFVCAVHNVMKAVRFVAGLRRREPVAAMSS, via the coding sequence TAAAGAGGAAGACAAGGTGTTTGGCCAGGATAACAATGGTTACAACCTGCCCCAGGAGCTACAGCGACGCGAGGAGAGGCTGGAAAAGATACGCCAGTTGAGGGAGGAGTTAGAGCGCGAGAAGAGACAGGAGCAGGGGCTTGAGGAAAGGGAAATGCCTCGGATTGAGGAGAAGGAGCAGAGGAGCTTTGCCGATGGCGATGCCCGGATGAGGCTGATGAAGCGGGGTGAATTTGACTACGCGTATAACGGTCAGGTGGGAATAGACGAAGGGCACGGGGTGATAGTAGCTGCTGACTTGAGCAACCAAGCTTTGGATCTGGGCCACCTTCCCGGGATGGTTCAGGAGGTACAAGAACTAAGGCAAGAATTAGGCAAAGCCGAGAGAGAGATCACCGCAATGACGGCGGACAGGGGCTATTTCAGTGTAGAGAACATACAGCAGGAAGGGCAAGGGATTGAATTGCTCATAGCTTCAGAGCGGGAGGACAAGGATGAGGCACTTGGAGGGAATAGGGTGTACTCCCTGGAGAAGTTTGAGTACATCAAAGGGAGTGATTCCTGGAGATGTCCTGGGGGGAGGCTTCTGGTTCGAGAGAGCAAGCGGGTGACAAAGGGACGGCCGCTGCTGCGACGCTATGTATGTTCGGATTGTAATGACTGCCCCTTGAAGGCATATTGTCTGAAGACTGGGGAAGAACGGCGTACCTTGCTGGTCAAAAGGAAGCAGCTCATAAGAGCTGAGATGAGAGCCAGGTTGAAGAACCCTGAGAAACGGGCCATCTATCGGAAACGGAAATGGGTAGCAGAGCAAGTGATAGGGCAGATAAAGGATCGGCTTGGCTTTAGGGGAGTCACTATGCGTGGGAAGCAATTTGCCAGTGCCCAGTGGCTCTTTGTCTGCGCTGTGCATAATGTAATGAAGGCAGTGAGGTTTGTAGCCGGCCTGAGACGGAGAGAACCGGTGGCAGCCATGAGCTCGTAG